The bacterium BMS3Abin08 region GCCAGAAGATTATGGACGCACTCTCCGAAGCCACAACCAGAATGACCGAGGGAGAACTCCTTCAACTGAGCAAGATTGGAGACCCCGGCGTAAAGGAAGAAGAATATCTCCAGATCATTGCATCCAAGACGGGTGCATTAATATCTGCCGCGTGCAGGATTGGCGCCATCTTTGGAAAAGCGGATGAAAAACACGAACAGGCGCTGTCAGGATTCGGACTGAAGACCGGAATGGCCTTTCAGATGGCTGACGACATCCTTGACTATATGGCCGATGAATCGGAACTGGGTAAGCGTCTGGGTAAGGATCTCGATGAAGGGAAGATCACCATGCCGATCATTCACCTTCTCAAGGTCTGCAATGAGAAGGAACGGACCAGGTTGATGGACATCCTTACAGAGGACCGCCATGGTGACAGGGGGCCCGAGGTGCTTACCGATTTATTCCAGAAGTATTATGTAATAGAGGAATCAATGAAGTATGCCCTCAGACTTATAGAGGAAGCAAAGAGGGAGCTTGGTATGTTCAGCCCCTCCCAGGCACGGGATTCATTATGCTGTATTGCTGAATACGCATTACAGAGGAAGCTCTAATGCACCAGTTTGTCTCGCTTGCCAGGAAAGCCGTCGAGGAATACGTAAAAAAGGGCAATGTTATTACTCCTCCTGAGGGCCTTCCTGAAGATATATACAGGAAAAGGGCCGGTGTTTTTGTCTCACTTAAAAAGGGCAACCAGTTGAGGGGATGCATCGGGACCTTTATGCCTGTTACCGGATCCATTGCGGAAGAGATTATAAGGAATGCCATATCGGCTGCCACACAGGACCCGAGATTTCCTGCCGTAAGGGCGGAGGAACTTGACGATATCACCTACTCTGTTGATATACTTTCAGAACCGGAGAGGGTAACCGATATCTCTGAACTTGATCCTGAAAAGTACGGCGTGATTGTCACAAAAGAGCCTCTTAAGGGGCTCCTCTTACCAGACCTTGAGGGGGTCGATACCGTGGATGAACAACTGAGAATCGCCAGGATGAAGGCCGGGATTTCTCCATACGACAATGATGTTGAGGTGCTCAGGTTCGCGGTAACTCGTTACCATTGACGGAAAAGACTAAATTAGAAGAGGACCTTGAAAGGGTTCAATACCGGGGGAAAAGGTGGGGTGCTGTTGCGTTCATTCTCCTTATCCTACTGCTGCTTGCCTGTTTCTATATTGTGAAGATACAGAAGCGTCTTCTTGAGGCGGACAGGACTGTAAGCAACCTACAGCTTCAGGTTGACACAATGAAATTAAAGATAGAGACGCTCAGGATAGATTCCGCCCGCTGTGCTGAAGCGGAGAGACAACTCCAGGGGGAAGAAAAGCAGGGTAACGAAGGTGATACGGGCAAAGGGAAGGGAGGGAAGAATGAAGGAGTCACCCCTTAGAGGCAATCTGAAGGACCACACCCTGCCGTTCGTTCTTGTCCGCCTGAACAGGGAGAGGGCCACCGGCACACTCCGGGTATCAACGGACCTCTTCACAAAGAAGCTTTATCTTAATTCAGGAATAGTTATCTTTGCCTCATCATCCTACGAAGACGACCGCCTTGGAGAGATGCTTCTAAAGTCCGGGAAGATTAACCTCCAACAGTATAAGAGGTCGGTAGAACTTCTGAAGACAACGGACAAGAGACAGGGGGCCATACTTGTAGAACTGGGTTATCTCTCGCCTAAAGACCTCTTCCGGGGGGTTAAATACCAGGTGAAAGAGATCATTTATAGCCTCTTTCAGCTTGAAAACGGTGATTTTGAGTTTCTGCCCGACGAGGTTCCCGCAGAAGAGGTGATAACACTAAAGCTGGGAATGGGAAAACTCATCTACGAAGGTATAAAAAGGATTGATAACTGGACGACGATACAGAGGGCGATGCCGGAAATGAACACAAGGCTCCAGCTCAGCAGTGACCCCAAAAGCCTCTTTCAGGAGGTGGAACTGCGCTCAGAGGACAAAGAGACCCTCTCACTTGTAGATGGCACGACGATCGAAGAGATCCTGAACGAGTCGTCTTCCGGCTCCTTTGAGGCGCTCAAGACACTCTACGCCCTTTACTCCATCGGGATACTTGAGGTT contains the following coding sequences:
- the ispB gene encoding octaprenyl-diphosphate synthase; this encodes MPELIYEVKEVFSSYTKELEQVEEELLNLFDSPAFFIPAIGKHIVRGGGKRLRPLFLLASTDLFGYGEYPRIIIAGIIEAIHTASLLHDDIVDGAELRRGRPTAHTVWGNQVAVLVGDYLYSNALRLAVQQNSQKIMDALSEATTRMTEGELLQLSKIGDPGVKEEEYLQIIASKTGALISAACRIGAIFGKADEKHEQALSGFGLKTGMAFQMADDILDYMADESELGKRLGKDLDEGKITMPIIHLLKVCNEKERTRLMDILTEDRHGDRGPEVLTDLFQKYYVIEESMKYALRLIEEAKRELGMFSPSQARDSLCCIAEYALQRKL